A stretch of Brachyhypopomus gauderio isolate BG-103 chromosome 3, BGAUD_0.2, whole genome shotgun sequence DNA encodes these proteins:
- the LOC143510190 gene encoding kelch repeat and BTB domain-containing protein 13, translated as MEPPGRVDRNSVPDWEALCQGEGEGLTGSLRVWVEGSMFVVDKTLLGRNCEYFRALFRSGMRESLQGELHLQGLKVRAFLLVLAVSRGERPSFSGHDPDEIVEAVECAAFLQVDVLTQHLIDVLDTENCFLLFHAAAVFGLWRLFRGAAAFIRDAYRDLQEATQSLPEEMIRYVESLSPASFVALGTHSPSLKILQDSSRTVWSLNEKQGVWRYLTDLPTEASTSMAGVAVVKNRLYVVGGVRGVSKVTVDSSFCYDAESNSWSAFAGPRQSRYNFTLVGHEGRLYAFGGEFQNCVMASAEACDVSVREWTFVRHAPRPVAGAAGAVARRRVFLCFWKPPKTTDIYEYTPDKDEWSLTTTLIRPQSYGHCMVAHGEQLFMMRNGPSDDFLHCLMDCYNITTGQWTSMLGHYVNSRGALFTAVVRGDSAFTVNRDLTLEYRICRDVWKPHRQMQGFPKSGSLRTCLLRLPKTTDTDQIIGTAKAPETAGDNRREEDTIEVSKL; from the coding sequence ATGGAGCCTCCTGGCAGGGTGGACAGGAACTCTGTGCCTGACTGGGAAGCGCTGTgtcagggagagggggagggtctGACGGGCTCCCTCAGAGTGTGGGTGGAAGGGAGCATGTTCGTGGTAGACAAGACCTTGCTGGGGAGGAATTGTGAGTACTTCCGGGCCCTGTTCCGATCTGGGATGAGGGAGAGCCTTCAGGGTGAGCTCCACCTGCAGGGGCTGAAGGTCAGGGCGTTCCTCCTGGTGCTGGCCGTGTCCAGAGGCGAGCGGCCCAGCTTCAGCGGCCACGACCCCGACGAGATCGTGGAGGCCGTGGAATGTGCCGCCTTCCTCCAGGTGGACGTTTTGACCCAGCACCTCATAGACGTCCTGGACACGGAGAACTGCTTCCTGCTTTTCCACGCGGCCGCCGTGTTCGGCCTGTGGAGGCTGTTTCGCGGCGCGGCGGCATTCATCCGCGATGCCTACCGTGACCTGCAGGAGGCGACGCAGTCTTTGCCGGAGGAGATGATCCGCTACGTGGAGTCTCTCTCGCCGGCTTCCTTCGTCGCTCTGGGGACCCACTCGCCTTCTCTGAAGATTCTCCAGGACTCGTCCAGGACAGTGTGGTCCCTAAATGAGAAGCAGGGCGTCTGGCGCTACCTCACGGACCTGCCGACGGAGGCCAGCACCTCCATGGCGGGCGTGGCTGTGGTGAAGAACCGGCTGTACGTGGTGGGAGGTGTGCGTGGGGTGAGCAAGGTGACGGTGGACTCCAGCTTCTGCTACGACGCCGAAAGCAACTCGTGGAGCGCTTTCGCTGGGCCCCGGCAGTCCAGATACAACTTCACGCTGGTGGGCCACGAGGGACGCCTGTACGCCTTCGGCGGTGAGTTCCAGAACTGCGTCATGGCCTCCGCGGAGGCGTGCGACGTCTCCGTGCGAGAGTGGACCTTCGTTAGGCACGCCCCCCGGCCCGTGGCAGGGGCGGCCGGTGCCGTGGCACGCAGGAGGGTCTTCTTGTGCTTCTGGAAGCCCCCCAAGACCACCGACATTTACGAATACACGCCCGACAAGGACGAGTGGTCCTTGACCACCACCCTGATACGGCCGCAGAGCTACGGCCACTGCATGGTGGCCCACGGCGAACAGCTCTTCATGATGAGGAACGGCCCGTCTGACGACTTCTTGCACTGTCTCATGGACTGCTACAACATCACCACGGGCCAGTGGACGTCCATGCTGGGGCACTACGTCAACAGCCGGGGGGCGCTCTTCACCGCCGTGGTCAGGGGAGACTCGGCATTCACGGTGAATCGCGACCTAACTCTGGAGTACCGCATCTGTAGGGACGTATGGAAACCACACAGGCAAATGCAGGGATTCCCAAAGAGTGGATCGCTCCGGACCTGTTTGCTGAGGCTTCCTAAGACCACAGACACAGATCAAATCATTGGTACCGCAAAAGCACCGGAGACTGCTGGAGATAacagaagagaggaggacacCATAGAGGTGTCTAAGCTCTAG